The Chthoniobacterales bacterium genome includes a window with the following:
- a CDS encoding M23 family metallopeptidase, translating into MSRRFVFALLLFFARPLFAEDSIRDVEFVKEQNGDAITLIAKSKYVSEFTVTLEATLENMTPSRPVPFTVESAGRSSFVLVRFERNDKTKRFRYDYRPYCQFGARRSTTSNDADYAMPFGPGRYVVMQGPRGTFSHFAGSGSENAVDWTVPEGTIVCAARDGRVVGVKQDSNIGGADRSFRPFANYVIVKHADGTFAEYVHLQKDGAMVKLGDEVTTGQPIGLSGQTGFASKPHLHFDVFQAIDGKRKQSLPFRLKTNHGTFTDFVRGQAY; encoded by the coding sequence AGCAGACGCTTCGTTTTCGCGCTTCTCCTGTTTTTTGCACGCCCTCTTTTTGCCGAGGACTCGATTAGAGATGTCGAATTCGTCAAAGAGCAGAACGGCGATGCCATTACGCTGATCGCCAAAAGCAAATACGTCTCCGAATTCACCGTCACTCTGGAGGCCACCCTCGAGAACATGACTCCGTCCCGGCCCGTGCCGTTCACGGTGGAGTCCGCCGGCCGAAGCTCTTTCGTTCTCGTTCGTTTCGAGCGAAATGACAAAACGAAACGCTTTCGTTACGACTACCGCCCTTATTGCCAATTTGGCGCCCGCCGCTCCACCACCAGCAATGACGCGGACTACGCCATGCCTTTTGGGCCGGGCCGTTACGTTGTCATGCAGGGACCGCGCGGCACCTTCAGTCACTTCGCCGGATCGGGCAGTGAGAATGCGGTGGATTGGACAGTCCCCGAAGGCACGATCGTCTGCGCCGCGCGGGATGGCCGCGTCGTCGGGGTAAAGCAGGATTCGAACATTGGCGGCGCGGATCGAAGTTTTCGGCCCTTCGCCAATTATGTCATCGTCAAGCACGCCGACGGCACGTTTGCCGAATACGTCCATCTGCAAAAGGATGGCGCCATGGTGAAGCTGGGCGATGAAGTCACCACCGGCCAGCCGATTGGGCTTTCCGGTCAAACCGGATTTGCCAGCAAGCCGCATCTCCATTTCGACGTCTTCCAGGCCATCGACGGGAAACGGAAGCAGAGCTTGCCGTTCCGATTAAAGACCAATCACGGCACCTTCACCGATTTCGTTCGCGGGCAGGCGTACTAG